The stretch of DNA TGCGGTCTCCGCGACAGGGTGTTATGTTTGTACAGCACAAGTAGGCGGATAGCCGTGTTGATAGTAGCGCATTCAGTTAGTTACTTGGATGTATAtctactcgtacgagtatgtacttgtactacaagtagtagtGTGCGCGTCTTTTCTCTGGTTGGGACTCACGTGCACTAAAGAAATGAAATGCgtcctcttctcctcgtaatcattcacgtgactctccCTTCTCTCCGACACGGCTTGCTCCGATTGCTGATCTACACTGAGACGTTGGGCATCAAAACACACATTATCAAGGCATCATGACGTGCTCCAGCAGTGAAGAAAGTTGCTGAAACAGACTGTAGAGTTCTCGAAAGCACCGTTAATACTGATAGCAGCGGTTTTATCAGTCGCCACTGGCCCGGGATGGAAATGTGGGCATCAACAGACGCTCTTTCGGAACAGGGTCACGTGCAAAGTAGTCTGAGTACAACAATTGAGCCGCAGAAAGTCGCTCTTCAAACACAGCCTTTAGGAAATTGTCGTTTCTAATCTTGTCTCCAATATGACTGCACAGATCCAGCTGTTCAATCTCGTTCCTGCCTCTCAGAAGCACCTTTCCCGTATCGAGTTCTCTCGTCACACACCCCACAGCCCATACATCAATGTCTGTCGTGTACTTTTCACCACGCAACACCTCAGGAGCTCTATACCACAATGAAACCACCTCCCTCGTGTACTCGGCATCCTCATCTACAAGCCTAGCCAAGCCAAAGTCAGCTATTTTCGTCACTCGTCCCTGAGTATACAACAAGTTTGCCGGCTTGATATCCCTGTGAATCACACCATGTGAATGAATGAAATCTAGACCGGTCAAAATATCCTTGACGATGCGTTTCACTGCTGATTCCCCAAAAGGAGCAGTATGAGTGTTGATGATACTCTTGAGATCATGTTCACAAAActccagaaccagctgGAGAGGCGAAGAAATCACGTCCAATAGCTTCACCACGTGATGGCTCCCTTCCAACAGCTGTAAACACTTGATTTCGCGAATCACAGTTATTGGAACGCCCTCGGAACCTGTATTGGGGTTCGATTTGAGCCGTTTGACAGCCACAACTTGGCCTGTGGACACCTGTAATGCTctgctcacgtgaccatacGATCCCTGCTCCACTGGGTTCAAAATGGTATATGGCTGTAGCTTTTTCGATCCTTGTTGGTCGTCAGGTTTGGTTTTTGGTTTCTCCACTTTGCGACGAATCACTCCAGAAAGAGATTTTGGTTTCTTGATCACGTGTTTCTTCATCCTGGCTAAGGGGATGAAAGtcactcacgtgattataACAGTCACAAAGGGGGTATCAGCTTGGATATGAGGGAAGAAAGTCGTGCACCCGGGGTTGAAAAGTTGTGCATTGGATAGGTATGATTGTGAGTTAGGTTtggaaggtggaggtggagggggTTGATTTAATTCCTTCTGGTGAGGTAGTTAGAGGTTATATTTCGATTGAAAGTAGTTTCCAATACTTTTCTTACTTATTTCCTCTCCTTTCAGTATGATCTGATTTAATGTAGGACCTTTGGATAGGAGGATTAGTATACTTAGATGTTCTGATGATTAACAACATTTCCAACAATTTATCAACTAAATTAACTGATTCTCATTTGACATTTCCCCAACTCCCAACATGTCCTTTATTTTTACTTGACGCCATTTTGTCTCCACAACTTCTTTAGAAGACGACTTTACGGAAATCTGATCGATCTAAAAACTCGGCTATACACCACTGAAGTATTTTTTCCCTTCTTGCAACTTTTTCCATCTCCCAGTCACCCCTCTAAAGCCCATTTCACTCACACCTCTCTCACCActcctacagtacagtactgtacagtaactTAACCTTCAAGATGCGCCGACATGCATATAAAAATATCGACCGATTTCGCCATTCAAAATCTCCATTGTACGACCATGATTCGACCTTTGTTGAGGTTGTGCGGACAAAGGACGGCGGCAACAccgtttgtgtcgtttttcCGCCCGCCAAAAAAGCCGTTGTCTGGCATCTCGTTCGCTCGGCATTACTCTCCCACCAAAAAACCACCTTCAGAGGTACCAACACCCACGCCAGGCAACTATCTGGTGCCCATCACGGGGCCACCAGGAGACACGCCACGTGACACAGACCTGCTGATCAAGTCGCTCACCCACAAGTCGCTGCTGCCCGAGAACAACCTGGTGCGGTGTACGGTATTCGACAGCGACGGAAACGTGACGGTTGCTTCCGGCGAGTTCAAGCGGACAGAGCTGCTGAATAAGCACGGTTTGCTACCTCGAGATTTGCGAAAGCTCGACACCGGAGTCAATTCTATTGTCCCTACGATTCTTGTGCGAGACAACTCGATTCTCATCAACTTGCTGCATATTCGGGCTCTGATCAAGGCGGACAAGGTGCTTTTGTTCGACGTGTTTGGCAGCACGGACTCCAAAACCCAGTCGCTCTTCATGTACGACCTGGGCCACAAGCTCAAAAAGTCCAATAAGACCATGGGATCTCTTCCTTACGAAATGCGGGCGCTGGAGGCGATTTTCATTTCCGTGATTGCAGCTTTGGACGCTGAAATGAAGGTGCATACCACGGTCATTAACGGAATCCTGTCTGAGTTGGAGCAGGATATTGATCGAGAGAAGCTGCGACATTTGCTGATTCAATCGAAGAAGCTGAGTGCGTTTCTGCAGAAGGCTACATTGATTCGAGATGTGATTGACGAGCTCCTCGACACAGACGAGGATCTGGCTGGTCTTTATCTGACCGAAAAGAAGGCAGGTCATCCCCGAGCCATTGATGATCATTCCGAGGTGGAAATGTTGCTGGAAACCTACTACAAGCACTGTGACGAGATTGTTCAAACCGTGGGTAACCTCGTTTCTAACATCCGAAACACagaggagattgtcaacATCATTCTGGACGCCAACCGAAACGCCCTGATGCATCTGGATCTCAAGTTCCAGATTGGAGCCCTAGGTCTGGCTGGAGGAACGTTCATTGCGTCGTTGTACGGCATGAACTTGAAGAACTTCATCGAGGAGAGCTACTGGGGCTTTTTGGGTGTCACTGGCGTGGCGTCCCTGTTGACCGTATGGATCATTGCTCACTTTTTAAAGTCGCTGAGGCAGGTTCAGAGAGTAACCATGACcagcgacaagaagaaggcgatgaa from Yarrowia lipolytica chromosome 1D, complete sequence encodes:
- a CDS encoding uncharacterized protein (Compare to YALI0D19492g, similar to wi|NCU07880.1 Neurospora crassa NCU07880. 1 Cell division control protein 2 homolog CDC2) gives rise to the protein MKKHVIKKPKSLSGVIRRKVEKPKTKPDDQQGSKKLQPYTILNPVEQGSYGHVSRALQVSTGQVVAVKRLKSNPNTGSEGVPITVIREIKCLQLLEGSHHVVKLLDVISSPLQLVLEFCEHDLKSIINTHTAPFGESAVKRIVKDILTGLDFIHSHGVIHRDIKPANLLYTQGRVTKIADFGLARLVDEDAEYTREVVSLWYRAPEVLRGEKYTTDIDVWAVGCVTRELDTGKVLLRGRNEIEQLDLCSHIGDKIRNDNFLKAVFEERLSAAQLLYSDYFARDPVPKERLLMPTFPSRASGD
- a CDS encoding uncharacterized protein (Compare to YALI0D19514g, similar to uniprot|P87149 Schizosaccharomyces pombe Putative mitochondrial RNA splicing protein); the encoded protein is MHIKISTDFAIQNLHCTTMIRPLLRLCGQRTAATPFVSFFRPPKKPLSGISFARHYSPTKKPPSEVPTPTPGNYLVPITGPPGDTPRDTDLLIKSLTHKSLLPENNLVRCTVFDSDGNVTVASGEFKRTELLNKHGLLPRDLRKLDTGVNSIVPTILVRDNSILINLLHIRALIKADKVLLFDVFGSTDSKTQSLFMYDLGHKLKKSNKTMGSLPYEMRALEAIFISVIAALDAEMKVHTTVINGILSELEQDIDREKLRHLLIQSKKLSAFLQKATLIRDVIDELLDTDEDLAGLYLTEKKAGHPRAIDDHSEVEMLLETYYKHCDEIVQTVGNLVSNIRNTEEIVNIILDANRNALMHLDLKFQIGALGLAGGTFIASLYGMNLKNFIEESYWGFLGVTGVASLLTVWIIAHFLKSLRQVQRVTMTSDKKKAMKKKDTVAEKRRNHLRNWLTK